From the genome of Neomonachus schauinslandi chromosome 5, ASM220157v2, whole genome shotgun sequence, one region includes:
- the A4GALT gene encoding lactosylceramide 4-alpha-galactosyltransferase — protein MSRPPECLLRLRRGAPRQRVCTLFIISFKFTFFVSIMIYWHIVGEPRGQREFSNLPADVPCPRLGPPTLLSSTPPPGNIFFLETSDRTNPNFLFMCSVESAARAHPESRVVVLMKGLPGGNASLPRHLGLSLLGCFPNVHLLPLDLEELFRDTPLAAWYAARQRRWEPYLLPVLSDASRIALLWKFGGIYLDTDFIVLKNLQNLTNTLGTQSRYVLNGAFLAFERHHEFMALCMRDFVAHYNGWIWGHQGPQLLTRVFKKWCSIRSLDESHACRGVTALPCEAFYPIPWQDWKKYFQEVSPEEQHRLLKATYAVHVWNKKSQGTRLEATSRALLAQLHARYCPTTHEAMKMYL, from the coding sequence ATGTCCAGGCCCCCTGAGTGCCTGCTGCGGCTGCGCCGGGGAGCTCCGAGGCAGCGCGTCTGCACCCTGTTCATCATCAGCTTCAAGTTCACGTTTTTCGTCTCCATCATGATCTACTGGCACATCGTGGGAGAGCCCAGGGGCCAAAGAGAGTTCTCTAACTTGCCTGCCGATGTCCCCTGCCCCCGACTGGGGCCCCCTACGCTGCTCTCCAGCACCCCGCCTCCGGGCAACATCTTCTTCCTGGAGACGTCAGACCGGACCAACCCCAACTTCCTATTCATGTGCTCGGTGGAGTCGGCCGCCAGGGCCCACCCCGAGTCCCGGGTGGTGGTCCTGATGAAGGGGCTACCCGGCGGGAACGCCTCCCTGCCCCGGCACCTGGGCCTCTCGCTCCTGGGCTGCTTCCCCAACGTCCACCTGCTCCCGCTGGACCTGGAGGAGCTGTTCCGGGACACGCCGCTGGCGGCCTGGTACGCGGCCCGGCAGCGCCGCTGGGAGCCCTACCTGCTGCCCGTGCTCTCCGACGCCTCCCGGATCGCGCTCCTGTGGAAGTTCGGCGGCATCTACCTGGACACGGACTTCATCGTCCTCAAGAACCTGCAGAACCTGACCAACACGCTGGGCACTCAGTCCCGCTACGTCCTCAACGGTGCCTTCCTGGCCTTCGAGCGCCACCACGAGTTCATGGCGCTGTGCATGCGCGACTTCGTGGCCCACTACAACGGCTGGATCTGGGGCCACCAGGGCCCGCAGCTGCTCACGCGGGTCTTCAAGAAGTGGTGCTCCATCCGCAGCCTGGACGAGAGTCACGCCTGCCGCGGCGTCACCGCCCTGCCCTGCGAGGCCTTCTACCCCATCCCCTGGCAGGACTGGAAGAAGTACTTCCAGGAGGTCAGCCCCGAGGAGCAGCACCGGCTGCTCAAGGCCACCTACGCTGTCCACGTGTGGAACAAGAAGAGCCAGGGCACGCGCCTTGAGGCCACGTCCCGGGCGCTGCTGGCCCAGCTCCATGCCCGCTACTGTCCCACGACGCATGAGGCCATGAAGATGTACTTGTGA